The Malus domestica chromosome 10, GDT2T_hap1 genome contains a region encoding:
- the LOC139188549 gene encoding uncharacterized mitochondrial protein AtMg00300-like: MDDSEANMVEVEDEEFVYALIASNTVDYMKEWVLDTGIGSIRIKHHDGVIRELHGVRYVPNLKKNLISLGTLESQGYKFYSDNNVLKVAKGALVTMKGLHNGLLYMLRGNTLENGVVMVADEVQSDKSDLSALWNMRLGHVGEKTLQGLIKQGCLKGAKVGKIEFCKHCILGKQTKVKFGSTVNQMKGILDYVHSDV, encoded by the exons ATGGATGACTCAGAAGCAAATATGGTTGAAGTCGAGGATGAGGAATTTGTCTATGCCTTAATTGCATCGAACACTGTGGATTATATGAAAGAGTGGGTGCTCGACACAG GAATTGGAAGCATCAGGATCAAGCATCATGATGGTGTGATTCGAGAATTGCATGGTGTAAGGTATGTCCCAAATCTGAAGAAAAATTTGATCTCACTAGGCACTCTCGAGTCACAAGGCTACAAGTTTTACTCCGATAACAACGTGCTCAAAGTTGCTAAAGGAGCACTTGTCACAATGAAGGGGCTTCATAATGGCTTACTTTATATGCTACGAGGAAATACTTTGGAAAATGGAGTGGTTATGGTAGCTGATGAAGTGCAAAGTGATAAAAGTGACTTGTCTGCATTATGGAACATGAGGTTGGGACATGTAGGAGAAAAAACATTGCAAGGATTGATCAAGCAAGGGTGTTTAAAAGGAGCAAAAGTTGGAAAGATAGAGTTCTGTAAGCACTGCATTCTTGGCAAGCAAACAAAGGTGAAATTTGGCTCAACTGTTAATCAAATGAAAGGGATTTTGGACTATGTTCACTCTGATGTTTAG